From a region of the Kwoniella mangroviensis CBS 8507 chromosome 1 map unlocalized Ctg01, whole genome shotgun sequence genome:
- a CDS encoding oxoglutarate dehydrogenase (succinyl-transferring), E1 component produces MWIKRIDKRLVLSRLSHRRVRSYHDDATFGYRVPAKYQLPDYTQEELDNRNANAPLLRYVESVRRHGHRAAQIDPLDLMDRDPVGALDASRYGLQRTQSYPLQGILHTPPSLRPTTPPSTAAPERTETGEGSNVSKSLEEIEKHLMEVYVDKIGFEYMHCPEKNERLWFSHHVETEASSFPEPFEEERKKQIWKLLMRSEELDRFLGKKFPNLKRYGCEGAESMLPALSTLFEVSAKSGISSIVLSLPHRGRLSLLCDPDLLDFSPTALFAKIRGKAEFDPSTAPGATGDVISHLSATRDIPFGSDDKVNVNVKMLQNPSHLEAVNPVALGVTRSKQMELLKSSPKECQLGDKAMCVQLHGDAAFAGQGVVSESLGLSGLPHFGSGGTVHIIVNIGYTTPASLARSSVYSSDVAKMIGCPILHVNGDDPEAVARAVDIAFRYRQMFRKDVVIDLICYRRWGHNELDEPGYTQPKMYEKIRGRKSVPEIYEARLKEQGVLTQESASQARITYNEHLEAQSSQMEKYKPKSDMLEGKWKNYVWPAGSEADHHPDTGVNKGELTNIAKASVTLPENFNIHSRLKRHISSRLKSLEKKVDFATAEAMAFGSLLKEGYDVRISGQDVGRGTFSQRHAMFVDQKTESCIIPLNEELGESAGKLELANSSLSEMAVLGFEVGLSWSSPKLLPIWEAQFGDFMNGAQSMIDTFIVGAQAKWLKQSGLVMMLPHGYDGAGPEHSSCKIERFLQLSNDSQTSNTHGDINLTFVNPSTPAQLFHLLRRQMKRNYRRPLIIASPKGLLRSPLAASALEDMTPGTTFQPILEGPTDPSAKRVILCSGKHYYTLLEALTRSDKLSSVNMVRVEELSPFPYKELENVLSKDENKDKEIVWAQEEPSNQGAWSYVKPRLEAVLENVGYKGKVRYAGRSSGATTAVAVGERHKTEVEQMINDALE; encoded by the exons ATGTGGATTAAACGAATAGACAAACGCCTCGTACTCTCTAGACTCAGTCACAGACGAGTGAGATCGTATCATGACGATGCTACCTTTGGTTATAGGGTACCTGCAAAGTATCAACTGCCAGATT ATACCCAAGAAGAGCTGGAtaacag AAACGCGAATGCGCCTTTGTTGCGATACGTTGAATCTGTTCGTCGACATGGACATCGTGCAGCACAGATTGATCCTCTGGATCTGATGGACAGAGA TCCGGTCGGAGCATTGGACGCCTCTCGATACGGTCTTCAGAGGACTCAATCATATCCTTTACAAGGTATTCTGCATACACCACCTTCACTCAGACCTACTACTCCTCCTTCCACAGCTGCGCCGGAACGAACCGAGACAGGAGAAGGATCGAACGTGTCCAAATCTCTtgaagagatcgagaagcATCTCATGGAAGTCTACGTTGACAAGATCGGATTTGAGTATATGCATTGTCCtgagaagaatgaaagatT GTGGTTCTCTCACCATGTCGAGACTGAAGCTTCGTCCTTTCCCGAACCATTTGAGGAGGAACGTAAGAAACAGATCTGGaagctgttgatgaggagtgaAGAGCTGGATAGATTCTTGGGTAAAAAGTTCCCCAATTTGAAGAGATATG GATGCGAAGGTGCCGAAAGCATGCTACCAGCCTTATCGACCTTGTTCGAGGTATCGGCCAAATCCGGCATATCCTCGATTGTCCTCTCTCTTCCGCACAGAGGTAGATTATCTTTATTATGTGATCCGGATCTATTGGACTTCTCACCCACGGCTTTGTTCGCCAAAATTAGAGGCAAAGCGGAGTTCGACCCTTCCACTGCTCCAGGTGCCACAGGCGACGTGATCAGTCATCTCTCGGCTACCCGTGATATTCCTTTCGGCAGTGACGATAAAGTAAATGTCAATGTCAAGATGTTACAGAACCCCAGTCATCTCGAGGCTGTTAATCCTGTTGCACTCGGCGTGACGAGATCGAAACAGATGGAATTGCTTAAAAGCTCTCCTAAAGAATGTCAATTAGGAGACAAAGCTATGTGCGTTCAACTACATGGTGATGCTGCTTTTGCTGGCCAGGGGGTAGTGAGTGAATCGCTGGGTCTAAGTGGGTTACCTCACTTTGGCAGTGGAGGAACAGTACACATCAttgtcaa TATCGGTTACACCACCCCCGCTTCACTGGCCCGATCGTCCGTCTACTCCTCTGATGTGGCAAAGATGATTGGATGCCCCATACTTCACGTCAATGGTGATGACCCCGAAGCTGTCGCACGAGCCGTAGATATAGCATTTAGATATAGACAGATGTTCAGAAAAGATGTGGTCATTGATTTGATCTGTTATAGAAGATGGGGACATAATGAGCTGGATGAACCTGGTTATACCCAGC CCAAGATGTACGAAAAGATTCGTGGGAGGAAGAGTGTTCCCGAGATCTATGAGGCTCGTCTCAAA GAACAAGGTGTATTAACCCAAGAAAGCGCCTCTCAAGCTCGAATAACCTACAACGAACATCTAGAAGCTCAGTCCAGTCAGATGGAGAAGTATAAGCCTAAATCCGATATGTTGGAAGGCAAATGGAAGAATTACGTCTGGCCCGCTGGATCTGAGgcagatcatcatcctgatacTGGTGTGAATAAGGGTGAATTGACGAATATTGCGAAAGCAAGTGTCACTCTGCCTGAGAACTTT AACATACATTCAAGATTGAAACGACATATCTCATCCAGATTGAAGTCGCTGGAAAAGAAAGTGGACTTTGCCACTGCCGAAGCTATGGCTTTTGGATCTCTCCTGAAAGAAGGGTATGATGTTAGGATATCAGGTCAGGACGTGGGGCGAGGTACCTTCTCTCAAAG ACACGCGATGTTCGTTGATCAGAAAACGGAGTCCTGCATTATCCCTCTTAACGAAGAGCTGGGTGAAAGTGCTGGAAAGCTTGAACTTGCCAATA GCTCTCTGAGCGAGATGGCTGTTCTCGGTTTCGAAGTTGGGTTATCTTGGTCGAGTCCTAAGCTGTTACCCATTTGGGAAGCTCAATTTGGTGATTTCATGAATGGTGCTCAGAGTATGATCGATACCTTCATCGTGGGAGCACAAG CTAAATGGCTCAAGCAAAGTGGTCTCGTCATGATGCTACCTCACGGTTACGACGGTGCAGGACCTGAACATTCTTCTTGTAAAATCGAGAGGTTCTTGCAG CTCTCAAATGACTCGCAGACCTCCAATACTCATGGAGACATCAACCTCACTTTCGTTAATCCCTCCACTCCTGCTCAATTATTCCATTTACTCAGaaggcagatgaagaggaactACAGAAGACCTTTGATTATTGCTTCTCCCAAGGGTCTTTTGAGATCTCCG CTTGCAGCTTCTGCCTTGGAAGACATGACACCCGGAACGACCTTCCAACCGATTCTCGAAGGTCCTACTGACCCCTCGGCGAAGAGAGTCATCCTATGTTCTGGCAAACACTATTACACCCTTCTCGAGGCATTAACCAGATCCGACAAACTATCTTCGGTAAACATGGTCCGTGTAGAAGAACTATCGCCTTTCCCATATAAAGAACTTGAGAATGTTCTCTCGAAAGATGAGAACAAGGACAAAGAGATTGTTTGGGCTCAAGAAGAACCTTCCAATCAAGGTGCATGGTCTTACGTCAAACCTCGCTTGGAAGCTGTTCTTGAGAATGTAGGATACAAAGGTAAAGTAAGGTATGCCGGTAGATCCAGTGGAGCGACTACGGCTGTAGCTGTTGGGGAAAGGCATAAGACGGAAGTTGAGCAGATGATCAACGATGCTCTGGAGTAA